A stretch of DNA from Allomeiothermus silvanus DSM 9946:
GATGTTCCCCTTTGATCCGGCGGAGCGCGAGAGCATCTTGGCCGAGGCGCGGGAACTGCTGCGGGTCTACCAGGCTCTGCTGGGTAAGGAGCTTCCTTGGCCCCGCGATGAGGATTACCCGGAACTGCCCCTGGCCCTGCCCGGTGGCTCTACGGTTTGGCAGGGGGTGATGGACCGGCTGTACCGGGTGGGTGAGGAGTGGTATCTGGAGGACTACAAGACCGACCACGAAGTCTTACCGGAGCGCTACTACTTCCAATTGGCGCTTTACCGCCAGGCTGTGCGCGAGGTCTGGAGGGTGGACCCCCGGGTGCGGCTGGTCTTTTTGCGCTGTGCTCAGGTGGTGGAGTTAGAGCCGGGTGTCCTCGAGCGGGCCTTGTTGCAAAACATCCCGGGTTAGACCGGGAGCAAAGCCCACCTTCTCCAAGCTGGGAAGCCCTCTGTGGGGTACGTAGCGCCCAGGGACAAATCTACCGGTCAAAAATAGGGTATTCTGACGAGGATCTGAAATGCTCAGACCATTGCTGCACAAGGTGCAAGAGGTCGAGTGGCCGGAAGCCCACATCGGGGGTCTGACTGCCGTGGCGTCTTTTCGCGGCGACAGCCGGGAGGAAGCTGAGCAGAAGCTCGATTTCCTGCTGGGTCAGGAGGGCCGTAGGCAGCTCGAGCAGACCCTGGACCGGCTCGAGCGCGGGGTGCTGGTGGCCTTTATGGGGATCGGGATCGCCTCGGTAATCCTGCTGGTCTACCTGTTTTCGGCCTTCCATTTACTCGGCTAATCCTCTCCGCGGGAAAACAAGCACCTCCGGTAGGACGGAGGTGTCGTCTTTTTAGGGCGGTTTGCCGATTTGATTAAGGTGGCTATGGGGGGTAGGTAAAGCCGTGGCGTCCTTTCGCGGCGATAGCCGGGTGGAGATTCCGCCAAGACTGTTTGGCTGCTGCCCGATACCCTACGTCGGACATAGTTTGTGTACCGCAGATTCAGGCCGGGGCTTCCCCCGTCGCGCGGGGACTCTCATCCACCCAGGGTTCTACCACGACCCGCGTCTCGATCTGTGCATTGAGCGTGGCCGAAACCGAGCAATACTTGGTGTGGGAGAGTTCCACTGCCCGCTCGAGGGCCTCCTGGGTCACGTTAGGCCCCGAGGCGATGTGGGTGACCACGATGCGGGTGTAGCGCTTGGGGTGCTCCTCGGCCCGCTCGCCCACCGTCTCTACCCGGTAGCGCGCCAGGGGTTGGCGCTTTTTGGCCATGATGTCTACCACATCGTAGGCGGTGCAGCCTGCCAGGGCTGCGAGCAGCAATTCCATCGGACGCATCCCGCTGGCGGGTTGATCGCCATCAATCAACACCTTATCGCCCTGCTCGTTGATGCCCAAAAACCGGTGACCTACCAACTGGTGCACGACAACACGTTTCGTCGCCATAGTAGGAGCTTACCTCTGCCCAGGGCGGAATGTCACCTGGGATTCAAGCGGGCTTGGCGCTCAGGCAGCGAAAAAACGGCGTACGGTCTCGATTACCTGCTCGACCTGGGCATCCTCCAGGAAGGGGTGCATGGGTAGGGAAAGAACCTCTTGAGCAGCCTTTTCGCTCTCGGGTAGGCTGCCTTGGGGGGCCAAGTCGCGGTAAGCGGGTTGCAGGTGGGCCGGTAGGGGGTAGTGAACGCTGCTGCCCACCCCGTTTTCCTTGAGAAAAGCCAGGAGCCGGTCGCGCTCGGGGGTGCGCACCGTGTACTGGTGGTAGATGTGGTAGGAGTAGGGTGCTTGGTAGGGGGTTTCTACTAGGTTTTTCAACCCCTCGTCGTATAAGCGGGCGATGTGGCGGCGGCGGGTGTTCCAGCTTTCCAGGTAGGGAAGTTTGACCCGCAGGATGGCAGCCTGCAAAGCATCGAGGCGGCTGGTGTAACCCGCTGGCCGTATATGGTGATAGCGCATCTTCGAGCCGTGCGCTGCGATCAAACGGGCTTCCTCGGCGATCTGCGGGCTCGAGGTGGTGATAAACCCGGCATCCCCGTAAGCGCCAAGGTTCTTGGTAGGGTAGAGGCTAAAACCTGCCGCGTCGCCCAGATTCCCGGCCATTCTACCTGGCTCCCTATCTACCGCGCAGTAGCGCGCCCCGATGGCCTGGGCGGCGTCTTCCAGGATCAGCAGCCGGTGTTGTTGGGCGAAGGCCCGGATCTCCCGCATAGGGGCGGGCTGGCCGTAGAGGTGTACGGGGAGAATCGCCCTTGTGCGCTCGCTGAGGGCGGACTCCAGGTGGGCGGGCTCGAGGTTGAAGGTTTGGGGGTCAATATCCACCAGCACCGGTTTGGCCCCTGCGTGCTGGATTGCCTCCACGGTGGCGATGAAGGTGAAGGGGGTGGTGATGACCTCGTCCCCCGGTCCTACCCCCATGGCCCGCAGGGCGATGAAGAGGGCATCGGTCCCCGAGGCCACGGTGATCACGTACGGACTGCTTAGGTAGCTGGAAAGTTCGGCCTCGAGAGCACTTACTTCCGGCCCCCCGATATAACTCCCCGAGGCCAGCACCCGGCCCACTGCTGCGTCAATCTGGGTCTTGAGGGTTTGGTATTCGCGCTGCAAATCGATAATCGGAATCATAAGCATTAGGAGCGCAAAGCTACCTGTATACTCCTTTCCCCAGCCAAAAAGCCACTGCCACTGCCAGCAGGTTGGCGCTCCAGACCCCGAGTTCTGCCGGGATTAGCCCCGATAGCGCCATCAGCTTGCCCAGGCTGAGCACGGCGTAGTAGGCGATGGTAAGCCCTAGCGCTAGCCCCAGGGCCACCGCCGGGCTGCTGGCCCGCCGGGCGGCTACCGGCAAGGCCAAGAAGAGGATCACCAGGTTGGCCAGCGAGACCGCCAGGGCCGAGTGCAGGTTGACTCGAGCCTCCCGGGCCTCGGTGGGGGTCAGGGTGGGGTTTTGCAGACGACGCCACCAGTGCGAGGGGGGGTAGGGGTTCTCAAAGCCGCCCCCGGCGAAGTTGGCCACCAGCTGGTCACGGTTTTGCGGCAAGGTGATCACCAGGCTGGCCTGGGGGTCTCGGCTTACGTTTTGCGCCCGGACGAGTTGGGGAAGGTATTGCTCCACCTCATCCAGGCTTTGGAAGTCGGGAACCGGCAGCTTGGCCAAGTCGAGGGTGTACAGCCGGAAGCCCCGCAGCTTGAGCTGGTAGTTTTCAAGCCGCCCCCGCTCGGCAAACACCACGCTCAGGGTCTGGCCCTTCCACTGCTGGAGCCGAACGTTCACGATTTCCTGATGGGCGTTGTCGTAGCTGTCAAACAATAGCAAATAGTCTCCAATTTTTAGGTCCCGTCCGGTGAGCCAACCTAGCCCGCTGGTACCGGTGGCCACCTTGTCCCACCACACCACGGCGGTTTGTTGATTGGCCCAGGGTACCACCCGCTCGCTTAGGTACAGGGAAAACCCGGCCAACGCCGCCGCCCCCAGCAAAATCCAACGGGCTGTGCGCAATACCGAGATGCCCCCGGCCTGCATCACCAGCAGCTCGTTCTCGCGGGAGAGGCGGCTATAGCCGATCAGTACCCCGAGCAAGGTGGCCAGGGGGAGGGTCTGGGTGAAGATAAAGGGGATTTGCAGCCCAATCCACTGGAGGAGGCTGGTCACCGGAACCCCCCCTACCCACTGGGCGCGCGCTAGCAAGTTGGAAAACGCGATCAGGGCAATGTAAAGAAAGATCCCGAAGAAAAAGGGCGGGAGGATCTCGCGCAGCAGGTAGCGATCAATACGGGTCATATGTTCTGAGCCTGGCTAGCGCAGCTCGAGCCCGAAGGAGAACCGCCCGCCCGCCGCTTCGTTGTCGTTTTGCGGGATGAGCACGGTCTGATAACCCACCCTCCAGATGAAACAGCAGTCCGCGTAGCGCACCTCGAGGCCAGCCCGGCTAAAGCCCTGGCGGAGGAAATCATACCCCAGGGTGGGGGAGAGGCTAAAGGCATACGTACAGTCGGGTGGGTTGGGGATGAACCCCATCAGCAACTCCCTTTGCTGCCAAGAGAGCCCCGCCCCGATGCGCGAGCGGCCCTCGAGCCAGAGTTCGCCGGCCTGGGTAGAGAAACCGTAGCGGAGGCTGGCCTTGGCTTCGGTTCGTAGGAAGTCGTAGCTGGCCCGAAAGGTCAAGCGCCCTAGGGAAGACGGTGGCGTCAGCAGTTCCGCCGAGACCCACTGGGTGGGTTTGCGGCGCTCGTAGGCGAATCGGCTGGGGCGCACCTCCCCACCCTGC
This window harbors:
- a CDS encoding OsmC family protein, coding for MATKRVVVHQLVGHRFLGINEQGDKVLIDGDQPASGMRPMELLLAALAGCTAYDVVDIMAKKRQPLARYRVETVGERAEEHPKRYTRIVVTHIASGPNVTQEALERAVELSHTKYCSVSATLNAQIETRVVVEPWVDESPRATGEAPA
- a CDS encoding DegT/DnrJ/EryC1/StrS family aminotransferase, whose protein sequence is MIPIIDLQREYQTLKTQIDAAVGRVLASGSYIGGPEVSALEAELSSYLSSPYVITVASGTDALFIALRAMGVGPGDEVITTPFTFIATVEAIQHAGAKPVLVDIDPQTFNLEPAHLESALSERTRAILPVHLYGQPAPMREIRAFAQQHRLLILEDAAQAIGARYCAVDREPGRMAGNLGDAAGFSLYPTKNLGAYGDAGFITTSSPQIAEEARLIAAHGSKMRYHHIRPAGYTSRLDALQAAILRVKLPYLESWNTRRRHIARLYDEGLKNLVETPYQAPYSYHIYHQYTVRTPERDRLLAFLKENGVGSSVHYPLPAHLQPAYRDLAPQGSLPESEKAAQEVLSLPMHPFLEDAQVEQVIETVRRFFAA
- a CDS encoding LptF/LptG family permease, which translates into the protein MTRIDRYLLREILPPFFFGIFLYIALIAFSNLLARAQWVGGVPVTSLLQWIGLQIPFIFTQTLPLATLLGVLIGYSRLSRENELLVMQAGGISVLRTARWILLGAAALAGFSLYLSERVVPWANQQTAVVWWDKVATGTSGLGWLTGRDLKIGDYLLLFDSYDNAHQEIVNVRLQQWKGQTLSVVFAERGRLENYQLKLRGFRLYTLDLAKLPVPDFQSLDEVEQYLPQLVRAQNVSRDPQASLVITLPQNRDQLVANFAGGGFENPYPPSHWWRRLQNPTLTPTEAREARVNLHSALAVSLANLVILFLALPVAARRASSPAVALGLALGLTIAYYAVLSLGKLMALSGLIPAELGVWSANLLAVAVAFWLGKGVYR